In Oryzias melastigma strain HK-1 linkage group LG16, ASM292280v2, whole genome shotgun sequence, a single genomic region encodes these proteins:
- the LOC112152012 gene encoding zinc finger protein 706, translating to MARGHQKFQSQQKNAKKQAEIKKAKGHDQKAAAKAALVYTCAVCRTQMPDPKTFKQHFESKHPKSPLPPELAGVEA from the exons ATGGCCCGGGGGCACCAGAAGTTTCAGTCCCAGCAGAAAAACGCCAAAAAGCAGGCAGAGATTAAGAAGGCCAAAGGACATGACCAGAAAGCAGCAGCGAAGGCTGCTTTGGTATACACCTGCGCTGTGTGCCGG ACCCAAATGCCAGACCCGAAAACCTTCAAGCAGCACTTTGAAAGCAAGCATCCGAAGTCTCCTCTGCCGCCAGAGCTAGCAGGCGTGGAGGCGTGA